The stretch of DNA attagatcagtcggttttactgtgatatgcctgaaaagcccatggtggtgacatgtgtgtgaaatgttcaaactcgctcgctgtccgctattacacactgtggtcgaacttcttgtatgccgaaccctgtcccttgctcgtagagtaatgcaactgtTGTCTAAAACTGCTCAGATCGCTCtaacagtagtgtgtttaccttattaggtgaattgtcttgcataaaaaaatcattttatcaccttcttagtggttatgcagttcatttgtttaacgtgcgtgactttggctcaggtatgggtacagcgtccatagtgtacctgcttaatcgtatcgatcaacaatttgatatttcagcgatattaattaaaatacttaacaatgccaaggaatttgtcaatgttttacgttatatgtttcataagaaatgtagaacaatacatttatgctatattttgcttcttggttatgtaaaagaaatagcctaagtgaattgtctctttaatgtTTTCATTGCTCACAAGCAAACACGTATGAAACAATATACCTACTTTATATTCTTTGCCCAAAGCAATCTAATTCCTTATGGTATTTGAGTTGTCGCCCTGTCGACATGTTCAAAAAACCAAACATTGAGCTGCATGCTCAAATACTGCTTAGAATTTCTAACTATTTTACATAACTCATAATGTGATTCCTTAATACGAAACCAACCATATAAATGATCAGCATTCGatgattttaattataattaaattttaaccATGCTTCTGAATATGGCAGCAGGCGTCCCTTTTGGAAACCATTATGATGATGCGCTGTGTTTTGTTTAACCCCTACTATTTAAAACTTTTCATGTTTCTATCTTGTCCTGTTTATTGTTCACTGTCTCCATAGGGTTCAAGGTCGATATAATTACTCAACCGAACTGTTGTTAACTCagttctgtttacaatgataACAATAAACACATTGTTATGgagtaaaaaatgtttattaaaaatgaagttatgtaattataaaatgCAAGAATACATATACATCACAGCTACATATTAACTATAAATCAGATCTAACTCACTAGCACCAGGAATTCTAATACGTGAAGCAAACGTTATCATAGTACATAGTTACTTATCGAAATACgtgtattgtaatatatatttacttttcatGTAATTATTATATGTTGAACTGTAAATTGAACTTAATTGAATGTATTTGTTGCTGTTTATTGAAAtttaacacaacacaacatgaAGTTATATCTCAAATATTGTTCTTTGTTGAAATCATCGAGACATGGAATTTTAGTGTATACAGCAATTTCACGTGAAAAATCAACTCCATGTGTAAAATGCACTTAAACCTTTATCACCATTTATAATTTCACTTATCCATAATTTTCTGTCAAATCGAACAGTGATGCACACTTCTTACGCAACACATATACAAAAACTTCATTCTGATCTAccgagttacttccctttatttgaCTTGGTCAGTACCGACTGGGTGAattaaagggaagtaactctgacaggtCAGACTGTATAGACATATACACTAGGATGTTTCCCCTATTCCTGGCTAGAATCACTCAGTCACTAGCAGATATGACCATACCATGAAAAGAAGAGTGttgatttcaattttgaaaacaatgaaCATGCCAGTTGATGTTATTATATTCACTGAAAGTATTAACAGACACAATGTATGTACGATTTGGTAAATGTACACGAGCTTAAATGTGTAGTTTTTAAGCACGAAATGTCACCAACTTTCTTGAACGACCAACTGAAACCACTCTCTCTAGCGGTCAGCCCAGACTCCGGTGATAGCGATTGTCGGTTCCGACGGGATGTTTTGATGGACAAATTTCTGAATCCCCTATTCATGTATATACACCGGGTGATTGTTTACAGTACTTAACAGAAACCTGTCAGGAATGTTCAACATACAGTCCGGATATGAAAACTAACCGTTACAGATTGTCTATATCATATTAGAAGTTTAGACACCAGTGCTGACAGTGGTTTTACCATAGTATACTCATTTGCTCCCTTACAAACAATAAAGCGAATACGCTAAAAATTGCACAGCTAATGAAAAAGAGATAAATATCATATATCGTTTACAAAGTCAACGTTCGAATAACAAATGTCACACGAATGCGATCCATAAAAAGAGATAAAGCAAAAGTTCAGAATGAATGTCTGTGTTGGAAGCTCTAACTACTATACCATCTTCATGAACTCTGCTTTGCTGATTTTACCATCCTTATTCGTATCGACTTGCTTGAAGAACTTTGCAGAGCGTTCTTTGTCTACTCCAACCAAATCGAATGCGTCCTGGATCTCTTTTGCAGACAGCATCCCGTCTCTGTTGAAGTCTTTCATATCGAATGCGCTCTCAAACGCTTCTCtgtcaaacaaatatttacGATGATTGAGTAAATTGAAATCATGTTAATGGTTTCGTAAAACAGTCCTTTCAAAAACAATTACTAGAAAGTCCAATAGTTTCGGATGCTTTCTACAAGATATTGATGAAACCCAgcaaataaataaagttaaaagTCCAATGCGGCGGAAAACAACCATGTAATCCTCAACAATGCAGACAGATTCCATATTCACAGAAATAGTGTCTTAGTGCCTTTTGAATATTTCTATTGAATTTGATCAAATACATTATGTTTTgtgaaatgtttgataaaatgtAGTTTTTTTTCCTGTACCTCCACAGTTTACATTATAAATTAAAACCTGTCTAAAAGACCAAAGGCAAGGGCAGAATGATTTGCGCCATATTTTACTATAGATAGTAATTTGTGATTTCCTGTCTACCTGATCGGCCatctttaattatatttcttcCATACTTTAACTGAACACTGTGAACATGCAATGGTATAGAAGTATTGTCAAAGTGCCGCGGTCATCACGGGAAGCAATGCAACAAGAGCATGCACATACTATAATAATCAGttatttagaattatttttataatggcGACATTACAGAGACGTCGCAAATTGTCTTGATAAAATAAGGACGTCCTTGACAATGGTCGCCGCATGTATAGAAAACAGCACACCA from Argopecten irradians isolate NY chromosome 15, Ai_NY, whole genome shotgun sequence encodes:
- the LOC138308877 gene encoding uncharacterized protein isoform X2 → MTSQLIRIHKYKVALGSLSSSQKTFIESIEGQDIFVDLDVEGKGFVSQQVFVKEMTKLPRKEAFESAFDMKDFNRDGMLSAKEIQDAFDLVGVDKERSAKFFKQVDTNKDGKISKAEFMKMV